The Arctopsyche grandis isolate Sample6627 unplaced genomic scaffold, ASM5162203v2 HiC_scaffold_46, whole genome shotgun sequence genome has a segment encoding these proteins:
- the LOC143921916 gene encoding uncharacterized protein LOC143921916, whose protein sequence is MTRTNIQTTPVASRQRTRHTTMMISRTIAPLSASVLRRLTVVEMQRFADLDEDDDDDDEEEEEDEVPYFDRDKFETYAPRFKGIGGVPISRWIEHMEEFAKFFHWTPLEQLVYGRIYCVGTARMFLDSEGIIISWTILKQKLIEEFQWDDEELVFEEREMLAQAEPIDSDSSGAGETPDDEPRVTGSVRNRENRERLSSRCYNCGERGHLAADCRFKTRGTRCFNCTEFGHISAQCNSTKTKTVLTIQEEIRKEVSIPVAALLGSPITESVLMCIDGSKVKCVKKPCVLMEVNLERSLPRRKKEQEMRDRKEVWQQACKRPLQQRASREMSAQRELIVSNDEEDDANMADGGVNLADVSVNSDGLHRKRPLQQRASREMSAQRELIVSNDEEDDANMADGGVNLADGSMDGDGLQRGRLWDYGDIPFSNTDEPPDDQFGKGSKDYSHLKNSEDENKEKEKHKDKEKDMAKSQEGLRDPVKISTPKDTVFTFKLGRSRIDVNSMEKKIEPWIEKRLTGCISELEPICVDFIYGKLLAEYLWGDGRFIGQSQRIAEGIG, encoded by the coding sequence ATGACGCGTACGAACATACAGACGACGCCGGTGgcgtcacgtcagcgaacacgccacacaacgatgatgatatccaggACGATAGCGCCATTATCAGCGTCAGTTttacgtcggctaactgtcgtggagatgcagaggttcgcggacttagacgaagatgatgacgacgacgatgaagaggaagaagaagacgaagtgccatattttgacagagacaaattcgagacttacgcgccacggtttaaggggattggcggtgtgccaatcagccggtggattgagcacatggaagaatttgcgaagttcttccactggacgcccctggagcaactggtctacgggagaatatattgcgtaggaacagcgagaatgttcctggattcagaagggataattatatcatggactatccttaagcagaaactgatagaagagttccagtgggatgacgaagagctcgtctttgaagaacgagaaatgcttgcacaagcagagcccattgactccgattcaagtggggccggtgaaacaccagacgacgaacccagggtgacgggatccgtgagaaaccgtgaaaaccgagaaagactgagttcacgatgctacaattgtGGTGAACGTGGTCAtttagcagccgactgtaggtttaagacgagaggaactcgttgCTTCAATTGCAccgagtttgggcacatatcagctcaatgtaacagcaccaaaacaaagactgtcttgacaatacaagaagaaataagaaaagaagtcagtatcccggttgccgccctgttgggtagccctatcacagaatccgttcttatgtgcattgacggcagcaaagtgaaatgtgttaaaaaaccgtgtgttttgatggaggttaacttagaacggagtctgccgaggaggaaaaaagagcaagagatgagggatcgtaaggaagtgtggcaacaggcatgtaaaagacctttgcagcaacgggcttcacgagagatgtctgctcaaagagaactcattgtttccaatgatgaagaggacgatgcaaacatggctgatggaggtgtgaacctggctgatgtaagtgtgaacagtgatggtttgcacagaaaaagacctttgcagcaacgggcttcacgagagatgtctgctcaaagagaactcattgtttccaatgatgaagaggacgatgcgaacatggctgatggaggtgtgaacctggctgatggaagtatggacggtgatggtttgcaaagaggaagactttgggactacggagacataccgttttcaaatacagatgaaccacccgatgatcaatttggaaaaggatctaaggattatagtcatttgaagaattctgaagatgagaataaagaaaaggagaaacataaagacaaagagaaagatatggctaaatcacaagaaggattaagggacccagtcaaaatttcaacaccaaaagacactgtattcactttcaagctcggtcgtagtcggattgatgttaattcaatggaaaagaaaatagaaccatggattgagaaaagacttactggatgtatcagtgagctagaaccaatatgtgttgacttcatttatggtaaattactagcagaatatctgtggggtgacggcagattcatcggacagtcacagagaatcgccgagggcattggatag